In Cicer arietinum cultivar CDC Frontier isolate Library 1 chromosome 7, Cicar.CDCFrontier_v2.0, whole genome shotgun sequence, a single window of DNA contains:
- the LOC101500274 gene encoding serine/threonine-protein phosphatase 7 has translation MTLNSTDSEPPPTQPPSPPPDSTTVNGTTTSHQNSESPSSSSPPQPPPELQVPITWPQDGNLSIEWIQNLTLCFDWSSKNLPPSELPSVLPVQVFDSLILIASKMLHKEPNCVPIQPFRSEPDSSSSSAASVVVVGDVHGQLHDLLFLLRDAGYPSKDRIFVFNGDYVDRGAWGLETFLLLLAWKVFMPENIYLLRGNHESKYCTSVYGFEKEVMVKYGDKGKHVYRKCLGCFEGLPLASIIAGRAYTAHGGLFRSSTVTPSKRLKGKKNRKINVNTDNKNLSLGSLEELSKARRSVLDPPWEGQNLIPGDVLWSDPSKKPGLAPNKERGIGLMWGPDCTEEFLKKYQFKLIIRSHEGPDAREKRDDFGGMAEGYTIDHVVDSGKLITLFSAPDYPQFQATEKRYNNKGAYIILEPPNFDNPIFHGFSAVTPRPKVHPYYDYEEVIDSDEELDLASMVTA, from the exons ATGACCCTTAATTCTACCGATTCAGAACCACCACCAACTCAACCACCCTCTCCTCCACCAGATTCCACCACCGTTAACGGCACAACCACATCACATCAAAATTCAGAATCACCATCTTCATCATCACCACCTCAACCACCACCAGAACTCCAAGTGCCAATAACGTGGCCACAAGACGGTAACCTAAGCATAGAATGGATCCAAAATCTAACACTCTGCTTCGATTGGTCTTCCAAAAACCTCCCTCCTTCCGAACTCCCTTCCGTTCTTCCCGTTCAAGTCTTCGATTCGCTAATTCTCATCGCTTCCAAAATGCTTCATAAGGAACCTAATTGTGTCCCTATTCAACCCTTTCGTTCCGAACCcgattcttcttcttcttccgcTGCCTCCGTTGTGGTCGTTGGTGATGTTCATGGACAATTGCATGATCTCCTTTTCCTTCTCCGAGATGCTGGGTATCCCTCGAAAGATCGAATTTTTGTATTCAATGGTGATTATGTTGATCGAGGAGCTTGGGGGCTCGAAACTTTCTTGCTCTTGTTGGCTTGGAAG GTATTCATGCCTgagaatatatatttactaagagggaatcatgaatcgaaatatTGCACTTCTGTTTATGGTTTTGAGAAAGAAGTAATGGTAAAGTATGGTGATAAAGGTAAACATGTGTACCGGAAATGTTTGGGATGCTTTGAAGGTCTTCCATTGGCTTCTATTATAGCAGGGCGTGCATACACGGCTCATGGAGGACTTTTCCGTAGTTCAACTGTGACACCTTCAAAGCGATTAAAAGGGAAGAAGAATCGCAAGATTAATGTTAATACTGACAACAAAAATCTCTCACTTGGTTCCTTGGAAGAATTGTCTAAGGCTCGACGTTCAGTCCTTGATCCTCCTTGGGAAGGACAAAACTTGATTCCTGGTGATGTTTTGTGGTCTGATCCTTCAAAAAAACCTGGTCTTGCTCCGAACAAAGAAAGAGGCATTGGCTTGATGTGGGGTCCAGATTGTACTGAAGAATTTTTGAAGAAGTACCAATTCAAG TTGATCATCAGGTCACATGAAGGTCCTGATGCTCGGGAGAAACGGGATGATTTCGGAGGAATGGCTGAAGGATATACTATTGATCATGTTGTGGATTCTGGAAAACTTATCACCCTGTTTAGTGCTCCAGATTACCCACAATTTCAG GCAACAGAGAAAAGGTATAACAACAAAGGTGCCTATATTATCCTTGAGCCCCCGAATTTCGACAATCCTATATTTCATGGATTCTCGGCTGTGACTCCAAGGCCGAAG GTGCATCCCTATTATGATTATGAAGAAGTGATAGACTCTGATGAAGAATTGGACTTAGCCTCCATGGTAACTGCCTGA
- the LOC101500590 gene encoding protein PIN-LIKES 3-like: MGFIELLYVASLPVIKVLLITALGLFLAIDQVDVLGADARKRMNNLVFYVFNPSLVGSNLAETLTSENVLTLWFMPVNILSTFILGSALAWIVIKITRPPKHLQGLILGCCSAGNLGNLPIIIIPAICKEKGSPFGDPDLCHKYGMAYVSLSMAIGAVFLWTYVYNIMRISSSRAKLMEISESQPETIDSAKDAYTLLLPNTEFEEKVSFSDKIKLQLRKILRNLNFKTIFAPSTIGAITGFCIGVISPIRKLMIGNSAPFHVIEDSASMLGEASIPAVTLILGANLLKGLKGTSTPVWTIVGIVVVRYIFLPILGVVVVQSAINLGLVQKDPLYQFVLLLQYAVPPAMNIGTMAQLFGSGESECSVIMLWSYGLASIAVTLWSTYFMWLVA; encoded by the exons ATGGGGTTTATAGAGCTATTGTATGTTGCTTCTTTGCCAGTGATAAAAGTGTTACTGATTACTGCACTTGGTTTGTTTCTTGCAATTGATCAAGTAGATGTTTTGGGAGCAGATGCAAGAAAGAGAATGAATAAT CTTGTATTTTATGTGTTTAATCCATCACTAGTGGGAAGCAATTTGGCAGAAACATTAACCTCTGAGAATGTTCTTACTTT GTGGTTCATGCCAGTGAATATTCTTAGCACATTCATATTAGGCTCAGCCTTAGCTTGGATTGTGATTAAGATCACAAGGCCTCCAAAGCACTTGCAAGGTTTAATATTAGGTTGCTGTTCTGCAG GAAATTTAGGAAACTTGCCTATAATCATTATTCCAGCTATATGTAAGGAGAAAGGAAGTCCTTTTGGAGATCCTGATCTCTGCCATAAATATGGGATGGCTTATGTTTCACTTTCTATGGCG ATTGGAGCAGTTTTTTTATGGACATATGTTTACAATATAATGAGGATTTCTTCAAGTAGAGCAAAATTGATGGAGATATCAGAATCACAGCCAGAAACAATTGACTCTGCAAAAGATGCATATACTTTACTGCTTCCAAATACAGAATTTGAGGAAAAG GTTTCGTTCTCAGATAAAATTAAGCTACAGTTGAGGAAGATTTTAAGAAACCTCAATTTCAAAACCATTTTTGCACCATCAACCATTGGAGCA ATTACTGGCTTTTGCATTGGTGTAATCTCACCAATACGTAAGTTAATGATTGGCAATAGTGCTCCATTTCATGTGATTGAAGACTCTGCATCCATGTTAGG TGAAGCTTCCATCCCAGCTGTCACCCTCATATTGGGTGCAAACCTCCTTAAAG GGTTGAAGGGAACAAGTACTCCAGTGTGGACAATTGTGGGAATTGTAGTAGTAAGATATATTTTTCTACCAATTTTGGGTGTTGTTGTGGTTCAAAGTGCAATAAATTTGGGTTTAGTGCAAAAAGATCCCTTATATCAATTTGTCCTTCTACTTCAATATGCAGTTCCGCCAGCTATGAATATAG GAACTATGGCTCAGTTGTTTGGATCTGGGGAAAGTGAATGCTCAGTTATCATGCTATGGTCATACGGTTTGGCCTCAATTGCAGTTACCCTTTGGTCTACCTACTTTATGTGGCTAGTTGCCTGA